The following proteins are co-located in the Sporosarcina pasteurii genome:
- a CDS encoding methyl-accepting chemotaxis protein: protein MFKSIKTRIIFTVIALFLLGVGVMTFVSGLQVKTKTEESVLAQSSVLIEEMSHSTSNFLEQFDKGIYQLSNTSIVLDYEGDSGDDKQEAARRLVTLENEFTAFIDLFKDASSVYHSEMNGKVIIRPYVDLGDFDASERDWFKNAENSPDIVQWSVPYMDAATGEMVVTASKAVRESSQTKGVLGLDIQLTALTDEFEKRQLGHGGYAVMLDQDGVAIVHPEMRGESLINRPYVEEMYNSAEDHGVIYFTEDQVERVFVYTTIPNYNWKIAAVYDIKNLNQVATETQTTMIFIAIITLVLFCIALYFLISHSIRPLAQLNTLMDDVSNGDLTVRSDIQAKDEIGQLSTNFNQMIENMNDIIRVVNDSALNVRTSSESLSAVSEETSASSEEVAYAVNEIAHGASRSAEDAETASEHSDSLSTQINDITEKAAAMTEIAIKADTMNVNGRAQMNELNSSFSEFETTLQAMAEVIGGLEDKVGAIGNVMNTITQISSQTNLLALNASIEAARAGEHGKGFAVVAEEVRKLAEQSARATDEVQVTVRELQEESQLVSAQLENTRENFQSQGAVVNETEMTFSEISALMTDMQSAIDSVANEITHIDALKDDVAQTIQTMAATSQETAAACEEVSASTDEQLRAIQSVTDAAEQLTKLSEELTNAVNRFTV from the coding sequence ACCAACTGTCTAATACATCAATTGTGCTTGATTACGAAGGTGATAGCGGCGATGACAAGCAGGAAGCTGCACGACGACTCGTTACGTTAGAAAATGAGTTTACGGCATTCATTGATTTATTTAAAGATGCTTCATCTGTCTATCACTCCGAGATGAATGGAAAAGTCATTATCAGGCCGTATGTTGATCTTGGGGATTTCGATGCAAGTGAGCGGGATTGGTTTAAAAATGCGGAGAACTCTCCCGACATCGTACAATGGTCCGTCCCGTATATGGATGCGGCTACGGGAGAAATGGTCGTGACTGCTTCAAAAGCGGTACGAGAAAGCAGCCAAACGAAAGGTGTACTCGGGCTTGATATTCAACTGACAGCATTAACAGATGAATTTGAGAAGAGACAACTCGGCCACGGCGGATATGCGGTCATGTTAGACCAAGATGGTGTCGCGATTGTGCATCCAGAAATGCGCGGCGAATCATTAATCAATCGACCTTATGTTGAAGAAATGTACAATTCGGCAGAAGATCATGGTGTGATATATTTCACTGAAGACCAAGTCGAACGTGTTTTTGTTTATACAACAATCCCGAATTACAATTGGAAAATAGCTGCGGTTTATGATATTAAAAACTTAAATCAAGTAGCGACTGAAACACAAACCACGATGATTTTTATAGCAATCATCACATTAGTGCTCTTTTGTATCGCTTTATATTTCTTAATTAGTCATTCCATTCGTCCACTTGCTCAACTCAATACTTTAATGGACGATGTTTCAAACGGGGATTTAACGGTTCGGTCAGACATTCAAGCGAAAGATGAAATTGGACAATTATCCACGAATTTTAATCAAATGATTGAAAATATGAATGATATTATTCGAGTAGTGAATGATTCAGCACTTAACGTACGAACTAGTTCTGAAAGTTTAAGCGCAGTTTCCGAGGAAACGAGTGCTTCCAGTGAAGAAGTAGCTTATGCTGTGAATGAGATTGCTCACGGGGCTTCACGATCAGCGGAAGATGCTGAAACTGCATCTGAACATTCCGATTCACTTAGTACACAAATTAATGATATTACTGAAAAAGCGGCAGCGATGACTGAAATTGCCATTAAGGCCGATACGATGAACGTGAACGGACGGGCACAAATGAACGAACTCAATTCGTCATTTTCCGAATTTGAAACAACGCTTCAGGCGATGGCAGAAGTGATTGGCGGATTGGAAGATAAAGTGGGCGCCATAGGAAATGTCATGAACACGATTACCCAGATTTCATCTCAGACAAATCTACTTGCACTTAACGCAAGCATCGAGGCGGCTCGTGCCGGCGAACACGGAAAAGGCTTTGCAGTCGTTGCCGAAGAAGTACGTAAACTTGCTGAACAATCTGCAAGAGCAACCGATGAGGTACAGGTAACAGTGCGAGAACTTCAAGAAGAATCTCAACTCGTCTCCGCACAACTGGAAAACACACGCGAAAACTTCCAAAGTCAAGGAGCAGTCGTCAACGAAACAGAAATGACATTCAGCGAAATCTCTGCGTTAATGACAGACATGCAAAGTGCAATCGATTCAGTTGCGAATGAAATTACACATATCGACGCTTTAAAAGACGATGTAGCCCAAACAATCCAAACAATGGCGGCAACATCTCAGGAAACAGCAGCGGCATGTGAAGAAGTAAGTGCTTCAACTGACGAGCAGTTGCGTGCGATTCAGTCTGTGACTGATGCTGCAGAACAACTTACCAAGTTAAGTGAAGAACTAACGAATGCCGTAAATCGATTTACAGTTTAA
- a CDS encoding flagellin has protein sequence MRINHNIAALNTHRQLGMNNNAASKNLEKLSSGLQINRAGDDAAGLAISEKMRNQIRGMEQASTNAQDGISLIQTAEGALNETHAMLQRMAELYTKAGNETLTADDNAKIQAEIDELVSQIDDIANQTQFNTKNLLNAATDVVFQVGANEDETITLTLSDNTAATLGVNALTTLDGTNATAKANLTAVQAAINTVSENRSNLGAVQNRLEHTINNLGASAENLTAAESRIRDVDYVLTAA, from the coding sequence ATGAGAATTAACCATAACATTGCGGCGCTGAATACTCACCGCCAACTAGGTATGAACAACAATGCAGCTTCAAAAAACTTGGAGAAACTGTCTTCAGGTCTTCAAATTAACCGTGCAGGAGACGACGCAGCAGGTCTTGCGATTTCTGAAAAAATGCGTAACCAAATTCGCGGTATGGAACAAGCTTCTACAAACGCACAAGATGGTATTTCACTCATCCAAACAGCTGAAGGTGCATTGAACGAAACACATGCAATGCTACAACGTATGGCTGAGCTTTATACTAAAGCGGGTAACGAAACACTTACAGCCGATGACAATGCTAAAATCCAAGCTGAGATTGATGAACTAGTTTCACAAATCGACGACATTGCAAACCAAACACAGTTTAATACAAAGAATTTATTAAACGCTGCTACTGACGTAGTCTTCCAGGTAGGTGCAAATGAAGATGAAACAATTACGCTTACACTAAGCGACAACACTGCTGCTACACTAGGCGTAAATGCTCTTACTACATTAGATGGGACAAACGCTACGGCAAAAGCGAACTTAACGGCTGTTCAAGCAGCAATTAACACTGTATCTGAAAACCGTTCAAACCTTGGTGCAGTTCAAAACCGTCTTGAACACACAATTAACAACCTAGGTGCATCTGCAGAAAACTTAACAGCTGCGGAATCACGTATCCGCGACGTTGATTATGTCTTAACTGCTGCATAA
- the csrA gene encoding carbon storage regulator CsrA has translation MLVLSRKSNETIKVGDDIELRILEVKGDTVRIGIEAPKSVDILRGELVQSISETNTEAITMDATLFSQLTKKK, from the coding sequence ATGTTAGTACTTTCACGAAAAAGCAATGAAACAATTAAAGTTGGTGATGATATAGAATTGCGCATCCTGGAAGTAAAAGGGGATACGGTTCGTATCGGCATCGAAGCTCCAAAATCAGTTGATATTTTAAGAGGCGAACTTGTCCAGTCGATTTCTGAGACGAATACAGAAGCAATTACAATGGATGCCACACTTTTTTCACAATTAACAAAGAAAAAATAA
- the fliW gene encoding flagellar assembly protein FliW, whose translation MQIETKFHGEMEVSKSDLWQFPKGMPGFEEEKEFVLLSIEGNAVFRVLQSVQTPNVAFIVGNPYTFTEDYSFKIDEPTVELLKIEKPEDIFVLGIISLKDPFEASTINLQAPVIFHAENKTAKQMIVNDESFSLRHPIGESQSSAKEEA comes from the coding sequence ATGCAAATCGAAACAAAATTTCATGGGGAAATGGAAGTAAGTAAAAGTGATTTGTGGCAGTTTCCAAAAGGCATGCCTGGCTTTGAAGAAGAAAAAGAATTTGTTTTATTATCAATTGAAGGCAATGCTGTTTTTCGAGTACTTCAATCAGTCCAAACTCCAAACGTCGCTTTTATCGTCGGCAATCCGTATACGTTTACAGAAGACTATTCATTTAAAATCGACGAACCGACAGTTGAATTACTCAAAATAGAAAAGCCCGAAGATATTTTCGTGCTTGGCATTATTTCATTAAAAGATCCATTCGAAGCATCAACGATTAACCTGCAAGCGCCGGTAATTTTCCATGCTGAAAATAAAACAGCGAAACAAATGATTGTAAATGATGAATCTTTTTCCCTTCGCCATCCAATTGGTGAAAGCCAATCATCAGCGAAAGAGGAGGCGTAA
- a CDS encoding DUF6470 family protein, protein MNIPQIQIEITRGRIGLRIDKPVQTIEQPRAIIHQEQLAAVLEMSSTPAKLSIDTTEARADLDLKSVFKRIEEYAQLGKQGVMEGIARRAEEGQQLLRIENGGNMIKELAIKNSTPSPNPIGIRFVGDRSKVNMSFQPGILSIEATPQKPRFDVTVQAPVHHYEPGKVTGFIEEWPSIQIDVKG, encoded by the coding sequence ATGAATATCCCACAAATTCAAATTGAAATAACACGCGGCAGAATAGGCTTGCGGATTGACAAACCGGTTCAAACTATTGAACAACCGAGGGCAATCATTCACCAAGAACAACTTGCTGCCGTACTCGAAATGTCATCGACGCCTGCGAAGTTATCAATTGATACGACAGAAGCGAGGGCGGATTTGGATTTAAAAAGCGTTTTTAAAAGAATCGAAGAATATGCCCAACTTGGTAAGCAAGGCGTTATGGAAGGCATTGCAAGGCGGGCTGAAGAAGGCCAGCAATTATTGCGAATTGAAAATGGCGGTAATATGATAAAGGAACTGGCAATCAAAAACAGCACACCATCACCTAATCCAATCGGCATTCGATTCGTAGGCGACAGGTCAAAAGTTAACATGTCCTTTCAGCCGGGAATACTTTCTATCGAAGCGACTCCACAAAAGCCGAGATTTGATGTAACGGTTCAAGCGCCTGTGCATCATTACGAGCCGGGCAAAGTAACCGGGTTTATAGAAGAGTGGCCATCTATACAAATTGATGTAAAAGGGTAA
- the flgL gene encoding flagellar hook-associated protein FlgL: protein MRVTQSMLSNNMLRNLSASYNKMGKLQDQLTTGKKVNRPSDDPVTVMKGMNFRKQVDKVAQFQRNLGEVNNWLDSSDDALDHVGSALHRANELMLNAANGTLTQQDRESILAEIKELRKTVQDLSNTKVGDKYIFSGTKTGTPLFGEDGYPKNDNTDLDNPIEILTGFTNSVEIEVFDGVMLTVNTNGIDMFKNIDEMFQDIEDAIESTNPSEIQGFIQATQEQLDVVLMARANIGARQNRVEMMEHRLTAQEGIAKKQMSENEDIEYEEVITEMITEESIHRAALAIGARIIQPSLVDFLR, encoded by the coding sequence ATGCGTGTCACACAGTCAATGCTGTCCAATAATATGCTGCGGAACCTTTCCGCAAGTTACAATAAAATGGGCAAGCTACAAGATCAACTGACAACAGGTAAAAAGGTGAATCGCCCATCTGATGACCCGGTTACGGTTATGAAAGGAATGAATTTCCGTAAGCAAGTCGATAAAGTAGCGCAATTCCAACGCAACTTAGGTGAAGTGAACAACTGGCTTGACAGCTCAGACGATGCGCTTGATCACGTTGGCTCAGCATTACACCGTGCAAATGAACTGATGCTAAATGCTGCAAACGGCACACTTACGCAGCAGGATAGAGAATCAATTTTAGCTGAAATAAAAGAATTACGGAAAACAGTCCAAGACCTTTCAAATACAAAGGTGGGCGATAAATATATTTTTAGTGGAACGAAAACGGGGACTCCGTTGTTTGGCGAAGATGGTTATCCGAAAAATGACAATACCGATCTTGATAACCCTATCGAAATACTAACAGGATTTACAAATAGTGTTGAAATAGAAGTCTTCGACGGTGTGATGCTAACTGTAAATACAAACGGAATAGATATGTTTAAAAATATCGATGAAATGTTCCAAGATATCGAAGATGCAATTGAGTCTACGAATCCATCAGAGATTCAAGGGTTCATTCAAGCAACACAGGAGCAATTAGACGTTGTTTTAATGGCACGTGCAAATATCGGTGCACGTCAAAATCGTGTGGAAATGATGGAACATCGCCTAACAGCACAAGAAGGCATTGCGAAAAAGCAAATGTCTGAAAACGAGGACATTGAATATGAAGAAGTCATTACTGAAATGATTACGGAAGAATCCATTCATCGTGCCGCACTTGCGATTGGTGCGAGGATTATTCAGCCATCGTTGGTTGATTTTTTACGATAA
- the flgK gene encoding flagellar hook-associated protein FlgK — MRSTFMGLETNKRGLYTQQSALYTTGHNISNANTDGYSRQRVNMQATAGYPGVGLNSGTMPGFIGTGVEAGSIQRIRDSFVDHQFRQEANKLGYWESRSQAISQMEDVLNEPSHYGLQKSLSQFWQSLQDLAVNPENAGARAVAIQNGVAVAESFNYIHKSLTEIQTNLGTEINVSTKDINSLLQQIAELNRQITQVEPNGYMPNDLYDARDVLLDELSMYIPIEIAYEKSGGRALAIAEGSVTVTLKLDEGDPVTLVAGNHSATLTTQPTSLIDEDKNNRPITGIHIAGIAGEDSTIQHSDLLDVGKMKSLMNSYGVAEEEGATGLYPNMLTELNRMAAAFANQINAIHMNGTDLNGNQGGYFFDVKVNGESFTAANIMVDAALENNTSLLAASDSAPGNPEEGNGKNAQRLADAQSRPLDSLGGSTIETFYQSVIGELGVEGLQVEKLKTNTGTLLGAVEHRRASISSVSLDEEMTDMIKFQQAYNASARMITVIDETLDKIINGMGIVGR, encoded by the coding sequence ATGCGCTCTACTTTTATGGGGCTTGAAACGAATAAACGCGGATTGTATACACAACAATCTGCCCTATATACAACGGGACATAATATTAGTAATGCGAATACGGATGGCTATTCCCGTCAACGAGTCAATATGCAAGCGACAGCGGGCTATCCTGGTGTTGGGCTAAATTCGGGGACAATGCCTGGATTTATTGGAACGGGCGTAGAAGCGGGTTCGATTCAACGAATTCGAGACTCCTTCGTTGATCACCAGTTTAGGCAAGAAGCGAATAAATTAGGCTACTGGGAATCACGATCACAAGCGATATCTCAAATGGAAGATGTATTAAATGAACCGTCTCATTATGGATTACAGAAATCACTGAGCCAATTTTGGCAATCATTACAGGACCTAGCAGTGAACCCTGAAAATGCGGGGGCACGTGCAGTTGCGATACAAAACGGGGTCGCGGTCGCTGAATCATTTAACTACATACATAAATCATTAACGGAAATCCAAACAAATTTAGGAACGGAAATTAATGTCTCAACGAAGGATATAAATTCACTTCTTCAACAAATTGCAGAGCTTAACCGACAAATTACTCAAGTGGAGCCAAACGGCTATATGCCGAATGATCTTTACGATGCAAGAGATGTTTTACTTGATGAACTCTCTATGTATATCCCGATAGAAATAGCTTATGAAAAATCAGGTGGACGAGCACTTGCTATTGCGGAAGGTTCCGTGACTGTAACATTGAAATTGGATGAAGGTGACCCTGTCACACTTGTCGCGGGGAACCATTCTGCGACATTGACAACGCAACCAACATCATTAATAGATGAGGATAAAAACAATCGCCCAATTACAGGGATTCATATTGCAGGCATTGCCGGTGAAGACTCAACAATTCAGCACAGTGATTTATTAGACGTTGGAAAAATGAAATCATTGATGAATTCATATGGGGTTGCGGAAGAAGAAGGGGCTACGGGACTTTATCCGAACATGCTAACCGAACTGAATAGAATGGCGGCAGCTTTTGCAAATCAAATCAATGCGATACATATGAACGGAACGGATTTGAATGGAAATCAAGGTGGGTACTTCTTTGATGTAAAAGTAAACGGTGAATCATTTACTGCCGCAAATATTATGGTTGATGCAGCATTGGAAAACAACACGAGTTTACTAGCTGCATCCGATTCAGCACCTGGAAATCCTGAAGAAGGAAACGGAAAAAATGCCCAAAGACTTGCCGATGCGCAGTCTAGGCCATTAGACAGTCTTGGAGGTTCGACGATAGAGACGTTTTACCAAAGCGTTATTGGAGAACTTGGTGTCGAAGGTCTTCAAGTGGAAAAACTTAAAACGAATACTGGAACATTATTAGGCGCTGTCGAACACCGACGTGCTTCGATTAGCTCTGTTTCCCTCGATGAAGAGATGACGGATATGATTAAATTTCAACAAGCATATAATGCATCCGCCCGAATGATTACAGTCATTGACGAAACACTTGATAAAATCATTAACGGCATGGGTATCGTTGGTAGGTAA
- a CDS encoding flagellar protein FlgN: protein MSIQPILAALTNLEKMHSSLLSLAHDKTAVIKEGDMAALNQLLKDEQAHLAAIAQIEQQRQLAVADYLKKQGRFVSENPTISDVLSAVQSTSEKESLTEAKNRLLHVIHDLKWQNDLNQKLTYQSLQFVNLSLDMVRPQQEAVTYSKNEISGKLEMRTRPTFDSQA, encoded by the coding sequence ATGTCGATCCAACCAATACTAGCGGCGCTAACAAACTTAGAAAAAATGCATAGCAGTTTATTAAGCCTTGCGCATGATAAGACAGCGGTTATTAAAGAGGGCGATATGGCGGCGCTCAATCAACTTTTAAAAGACGAACAAGCTCATCTTGCCGCCATCGCCCAAATCGAACAACAAAGACAACTGGCTGTAGCAGATTATTTGAAGAAACAAGGACGCTTCGTATCTGAAAATCCTACGATATCGGATGTCTTAAGTGCGGTACAGTCAACGAGTGAAAAAGAGAGCCTTACGGAGGCGAAGAACCGTCTCCTGCATGTGATTCATGACTTGAAATGGCAAAACGACTTGAACCAAAAGTTAACCTATCAATCTCTTCAATTCGTGAATCTATCGCTGGACATGGTACGACCACAACAAGAAGCTGTGACCTATTCAAAAAACGAAATCAGTGGAAAGTTAGAAATGAGAACACGACCAACTTTTGATTCACAAGCTTGA
- the flgM gene encoding flagellar biosynthesis anti-sigma factor FlgM yields MKINRINIPAVNPYRTNELKVGKSAQHSAQQQDKIEISSKAKQLSEMNSYGAERKDHVQKIKEQIEAGTYKVNAEEVAKSLIDYYKK; encoded by the coding sequence ATGAAGATTAATAGAATAAATATCCCAGCGGTTAATCCTTATAGGACCAATGAGCTCAAAGTTGGGAAGTCTGCTCAACATAGCGCTCAACAACAAGATAAAATTGAAATCTCGTCTAAGGCAAAGCAACTTTCAGAGATGAATTCTTACGGGGCAGAAAGAAAAGACCATGTGCAAAAGATTAAAGAACAAATCGAAGCAGGAACGTACAAAGTGAATGCGGAAGAAGTTGCTAAATCGCTAATTGACTATTATAAGAAATAA
- a CDS encoding TIGR03826 family flagellar region protein, with amino-acid sequence MAELRDCPTCGGFFNYTGVREVCVQCAQKEEKKYEEVYRFLRRRENRAATVERIVEVTGVTESLLHNWVRKGRLQPALFPNLGYPCDQCGSLTTSGKLCETCATALQSDLKAFEAAQEFRDAISESDAKAYYTNPNK; translated from the coding sequence ATGGCTGAGCTAAGAGATTGTCCAACTTGTGGAGGATTTTTCAATTACACAGGTGTGCGAGAAGTTTGCGTACAATGTGCTCAAAAAGAAGAGAAGAAATACGAGGAAGTGTATCGTTTTTTACGAAGAAGAGAAAACCGTGCAGCAACGGTTGAACGGATTGTTGAAGTGACGGGTGTCACGGAATCATTGCTTCACAATTGGGTTAGGAAAGGGCGCTTGCAACCTGCTTTATTTCCAAACTTGGGTTATCCATGCGATCAATGTGGAAGCCTCACAACGAGCGGGAAACTATGTGAAACTTGTGCAACAGCGTTACAAAGTGACTTAAAAGCGTTTGAAGCTGCCCAAGAATTTAGGGATGCTATAAGCGAATCTGATGCGAAAGCCTATTATACAAATCCTAATAAATAA
- a CDS encoding ComF family protein, which yields MKECLLCATSLETLPSWKSLVGMEEQEVICERCSNSFERADIKEEGTTLASITSLFMYNDAMKDYLHQFKFLQDIALAKVFRKELNGVLKGKTNIVPIPMHPEKKLARTFAQVEALLDAANIPYLNVLEKLDTGAMGEKTRRERLEMKPLFTLKQEIQIQPETYILVDDIYTTGTTLQHAAKILKEAGALRVEAVTLIRAK from the coding sequence ATGAAGGAATGTTTACTCTGTGCAACGTCTTTAGAGACATTGCCTTCGTGGAAATCGCTTGTTGGAATGGAAGAACAAGAGGTAATTTGCGAAAGGTGTTCAAATTCATTTGAAAGAGCCGATATAAAAGAGGAAGGTACAACACTCGCATCCATTACTTCTCTATTTATGTATAATGATGCGATGAAAGATTATTTACATCAATTTAAGTTTTTACAAGACATTGCATTGGCAAAGGTCTTTAGAAAAGAACTAAATGGTGTATTAAAAGGAAAAACGAATATCGTGCCGATTCCCATGCACCCAGAGAAAAAACTTGCAAGAACATTTGCGCAAGTTGAGGCGTTGCTTGATGCTGCGAATATCCCTTATCTCAATGTATTAGAAAAACTTGATACAGGTGCAATGGGGGAAAAAACGAGACGTGAACGACTGGAAATGAAACCTTTATTTACATTAAAACAAGAAATTCAAATTCAACCGGAAACGTATATACTTGTCGATGATATTTATACAACAGGCACGACGCTTCAGCATGCGGCGAAAATATTAAAAGAAGCAGGTGCATTACGTGTTGAAGCTGTGACGTTAATTCGTGCGAAATAG
- a CDS encoding DEAD/DEAH box helicase has protein sequence MMKDTDFTLRDFLAGRIWHREHIPFDTEIIDAHIKAGHIKVISGVTKTSKYFQQTHYFCRRCENEEQARFTTFQCAKCDGPCAYCRQCLKMGRVSVCTELIAWIGEDLVFANDHQIAWQGNLTPLQKKASAELIESNHQKKSHLIYAVCGAGKTEILFEPIYELLKDGKRICLAAPRVDVILELEPRLKAAFPETPIDALYGGAKPSLAPAQLILATTHQLYRFQEAFDVIFVDEADAFPYTADGTLKRAVKKAAKKDAPIHFVTATPSKQLIVEANKQGAISSIPRRFHGHPLPVPRYESLWNYKQKFEKGKLPPKLVNWVRERLDHQQPFLIFFHHIELMEKALPIFQTIDERIQSVHAAHENRKAHVLALRNNEVPGLLTTTILERGITIPNVQVAVVGAEQQIFTKGALVQIGGRVGRAVTYPDGDFVLFHHGISNAMDDARKEIVNLNKKGGKL, from the coding sequence ATGATGAAAGATACCGATTTTACTCTAAGAGATTTTTTGGCAGGTCGTATTTGGCATCGGGAACATATCCCTTTTGATACTGAAATCATCGATGCACATATTAAAGCAGGTCATATAAAAGTCATTTCTGGCGTAACGAAAACATCAAAGTACTTTCAACAAACGCATTATTTTTGTCGACGCTGTGAAAATGAAGAACAGGCCAGATTCACAACATTTCAATGTGCGAAATGTGATGGGCCATGTGCTTACTGCAGGCAATGTCTCAAGATGGGACGTGTGTCCGTTTGTACGGAACTGATTGCTTGGATAGGAGAAGACTTAGTATTCGCCAATGATCATCAAATTGCTTGGCAAGGAAATTTGACTCCTTTACAGAAAAAAGCATCTGCTGAACTCATTGAGAGTAATCATCAGAAAAAGTCACACCTTATTTACGCCGTATGTGGAGCGGGGAAAACGGAAATTTTATTTGAACCAATTTATGAATTGTTAAAGGATGGAAAGCGTATTTGTCTCGCAGCACCCCGAGTTGATGTGATTTTAGAACTTGAACCGCGCTTGAAAGCGGCATTTCCAGAGACGCCTATCGATGCGTTGTATGGTGGAGCAAAACCGAGTCTAGCACCTGCACAGCTGATACTTGCGACAACTCATCAACTATACCGTTTTCAAGAAGCTTTCGATGTCATTTTTGTCGATGAAGCAGATGCTTTTCCCTATACAGCGGATGGAACATTAAAGCGTGCAGTGAAGAAAGCGGCCAAAAAGGATGCGCCTATTCATTTTGTTACGGCAACACCGTCGAAACAACTTATTGTAGAAGCAAATAAGCAAGGAGCAATCTCGTCCATCCCCAGACGTTTTCATGGACATCCCCTCCCAGTCCCTCGGTATGAATCTTTATGGAATTACAAACAGAAATTCGAAAAAGGGAAACTTCCCCCCAAACTTGTAAACTGGGTTCGTGAACGATTAGATCATCAACAACCATTTCTTATTTTCTTTCATCATATTGAATTAATGGAAAAAGCTTTACCAATTTTTCAAACAATTGATGAACGTATTCAATCCGTCCATGCGGCGCATGAAAATCGTAAAGCGCATGTCCTGGCATTAAGAAATAATGAAGTACCTGGATTATTAACGACAACCATTTTAGAACGCGGCATTACGATACCGAATGTTCAAGTCGCCGTCGTAGGTGCTGAACAACAAATTTTTACGAAAGGCGCACTCGTTCAAATTGGCGGACGTGTTGGGCGTGCTGTCACTTATCCAGATGGAGATTTTGTACTTTTTCATCATGGCATATCGAATGCGATGGATGATGCAAGAAAAGAGATCGTTAATTTAAATAAAAAAGGAGGGAAATTATGA
- a CDS encoding DegV family protein — MKTVIVTDSTAYLPLHKMEELNVKMIPLTVILDGESYDEEVDISSPDFYDRVRGDGPLPKTSQPPIGRFVSLFESLKEEYDAIISIHLSSGISGTYAGAVQAGEMVDGVDVYAFDSELSCYLQGFYVLRAAEMAQTGATPEAILAELNEMKKTMRAYFMVDDLAHLQRGGRLSGAQAFIGSLLQVKPILHFDEKVIVPYEKIRTRKKAMKRIAEMLAEDAEKMPLEAAIIHANCPEDAEKWLAELSAELPNVDFTISHFGPVIGTHLGEGSMGLGWVKKGN; from the coding sequence TTGAAAACTGTGATTGTTACAGATAGTACGGCATATTTGCCCTTACATAAAATGGAGGAATTGAATGTTAAAATGATCCCGCTTACAGTCATTTTGGACGGGGAGTCTTATGATGAAGAGGTGGATATTTCTTCGCCGGATTTTTACGACCGGGTTCGAGGAGATGGCCCGTTACCAAAAACATCGCAACCGCCGATTGGAAGGTTCGTTTCTCTATTTGAATCGCTAAAAGAAGAGTACGATGCCATTATTTCTATTCATTTATCCAGCGGCATTAGTGGAACGTATGCAGGCGCGGTACAAGCTGGCGAAATGGTGGACGGTGTCGATGTGTATGCATTCGACTCGGAGTTGTCTTGTTATTTGCAAGGGTTTTACGTATTGCGTGCAGCGGAAATGGCTCAAACAGGGGCAACACCGGAAGCGATTTTAGCTGAATTAAATGAAATGAAAAAGACGATGCGCGCTTACTTTATGGTCGATGATTTGGCGCATTTACAACGTGGCGGAAGATTATCAGGGGCGCAAGCATTTATCGGGAGTTTATTACAAGTTAAGCCAATTTTACATTTTGATGAAAAAGTGATTGTTCCTTATGAAAAAATCCGTACACGTAAAAAGGCGATGAAGCGAATCGCGGAAATGCTTGCGGAAGATGCAGAGAAAATGCCATTGGAAGCAGCCATTATTCATGCAAACTGTCCGGAAGATGCGGAGAAGTGGTTAGCAGAATTATCCGCGGAATTGCCAAATGTTGATTTTACAATTAGTCATTTTGGTCCTGTTATCGGTACGCATTTAGGAGAAGGCTCGATGGGGCTTGGCTGGGTGAAAAAAGGAAACTAA